Proteins encoded by one window of Paenibacillus sp. DCT19:
- a CDS encoding copper amine oxidase N-terminal domain-containing protein — protein sequence MKKKVVIIMALLLTLIVSSVSADARKNVIVDGQTVLFDQNPIVVNGTTLVQFTPVFKKLGITSTWDQQKKQVVATKGGTKIILNVGNKTAYVNGSPVELQVAPTVVGGKVFVPLRFISEATGASLNVTNSGNNIEVYSGNSTTSSNQTVTPSSKPSTTKIKPSSQQLENYLDQNHSILVADGSLYEVSYVGFVEDRIVIGVSFDYENYGTLINNAFDHSHIFKLMKPVAQDLQAKYGPYDVNMVMYLDFESPIYTTNFGVDNIEALNNGNYHVLKSVFYLNFLAKTKEFEGFLIDDEELIPMYSTTY from the coding sequence ATGAAAAAGAAGGTTGTCATCATCATGGCTTTGCTACTCACACTGATCGTCTCAAGTGTAAGTGCAGATGCAAGAAAGAACGTTATTGTCGACGGACAAACGGTTCTGTTCGATCAGAATCCTATTGTTGTTAACGGAACAACGTTAGTCCAATTCACACCTGTATTCAAAAAGCTAGGGATAACTTCGACTTGGGATCAACAGAAGAAGCAGGTGGTAGCTACAAAAGGTGGTACTAAGATCATCCTTAATGTTGGTAACAAAACAGCATATGTCAATGGCTCACCTGTGGAGCTTCAAGTTGCACCAACGGTTGTTGGAGGCAAAGTATTCGTTCCGTTAAGGTTCATCAGTGAAGCAACAGGTGCTTCCTTAAATGTGACGAACAGTGGGAATAACATTGAGGTGTATAGTGGTAACAGTACGACTTCTTCAAACCAGACGGTGACTCCAAGTTCGAAACCATCGACAACTAAAATTAAGCCTTCATCTCAGCAACTTGAGAACTATCTAGATCAAAATCACTCCATTTTGGTTGCAGATGGCAGTTTGTACGAGGTATCCTATGTTGGTTTTGTAGAAGATCGAATCGTCATTGGCGTAAGCTTTGACTATGAGAATTACGGAACACTAATTAATAACGCCTTTGATCACAGTCATATTTTCAAGCTAATGAAGCCAGTTGCACAAGACCTACAAGCAAAATACGGTCCATACGACGTGAACATGGTTATGTATCTAGATTTTGAATCTCCGATTTATACAACTAATTTTGGCGTGGATAACATTGAAGCATTAAATAACGGGAATTATCACGTCCTTAAGTCCGTCTTTTATTTAAACTTTCTAGCTAAAACGAAAGAGTTTGAAGGTTTCTTAATCGATGATGAAGAACTAATTCCGATGTATTCCACTACATATTAG
- a CDS encoding NUDIX domain-containing protein, translating to MEKKIRNSAKALIIQDGRMLALKHKNEQDVYYTLPGGTQNAGEALTDAVKREVAEEIGVHVEPLSLEFINEGVYGEALHRVDFFFLCEYKGMVEQSNLHNEEAKEGYEWLEIQDIMGQPLNPSKLRKQILRLVAGEKTVMYLGNEEHEDPE from the coding sequence GTGGAAAAAAAGATTAGGAATTCTGCGAAAGCATTGATTATCCAGGATGGAAGAATGCTTGCCTTGAAGCACAAAAATGAGCAAGATGTATATTATACGCTGCCTGGCGGAACCCAAAATGCAGGTGAGGCACTGACTGATGCTGTTAAACGTGAAGTCGCAGAAGAAATAGGAGTTCATGTAGAGCCGTTATCCTTGGAATTTATTAATGAAGGTGTATATGGCGAAGCGCTACATCGGGTAGATTTCTTTTTTCTATGCGAGTACAAAGGCATGGTGGAACAATCGAATCTGCACAATGAAGAGGCTAAAGAGGGGTATGAATGGTTAGAGATCCAAGATATTATGGGACAGCCCCTCAACCCGTCTAAATTAAGAAAACAAATTCTTCGATTGGTTGCTGGAGAGAAAACGGTTATGTATCTAGGAAATGAGGAGCATGAAGATCCAGAATGA
- a CDS encoding alpha-N-arabinofuranosidase, with amino-acid sequence MLIDKDFQIAEVDPRVYGSFVEHLGRAVYGGIYDPGHPTADAQGFRQDAIEAIKALNVPIVRYPGGNFVSGYNWEDGVGPVAERKRRLELAWWTIETNAIGTNEFADWAKLVGTEVMMAVNLGTRGIDAARNLVEYCNHPSGTYWSDLRISHGYKDPHQFKTWCLGNEMDGPWQIGAMTAHEYGRIANETAKAMKWVDPNIELVACGSSSRGMSTFADWEATVLDLSYENVDYLSLHAYYNNNKDNTYDFLASSLDLDQFIDSVASICDFVQAKKRSKKKLMLSLDEWNVWNSIGTSRMEERWQIAPPEFEDVYTHEDALAVGCYLITILKHADRVKMACLAQLINVIAPIMTENNGAIWFQTTYFPFMHASNFGRGTVLQSVVSSPKYDSKDFTDVPYLEAISVHDEENGMITIFAVNRHLDEQMELNVDLRSFGETTFVEHIVLENDDLKATNTKTNPHNVMPHNGGHTKVDQGKVQAVLNKASWNVIRLKTKQA; translated from the coding sequence ATGCTTATTGATAAAGATTTTCAGATTGCTGAAGTTGATCCACGAGTTTATGGCTCCTTTGTTGAACATTTGGGACGTGCTGTCTATGGCGGTATTTACGATCCGGGTCACCCAACTGCCGACGCACAAGGTTTCCGTCAGGATGCGATTGAAGCCATCAAAGCATTGAATGTGCCAATTGTTCGTTACCCGGGCGGAAATTTTGTATCAGGCTACAATTGGGAAGATGGTGTGGGACCTGTAGCGGAGCGTAAACGCAGACTTGAGCTTGCTTGGTGGACTATTGAAACGAACGCAATTGGAACCAATGAATTCGCTGATTGGGCGAAGCTTGTTGGAACCGAAGTAATGATGGCTGTTAATCTGGGTACTCGCGGTATTGATGCAGCAAGAAACCTGGTGGAATACTGTAACCATCCTTCAGGCACATATTGGAGCGATCTACGTATTTCCCATGGTTACAAAGATCCTCACCAATTCAAAACCTGGTGTCTAGGTAACGAAATGGATGGCCCTTGGCAGATCGGAGCAATGACTGCACATGAATACGGCCGAATTGCGAACGAAACTGCAAAAGCTATGAAATGGGTTGATCCAAATATCGAGCTTGTCGCATGTGGAAGTTCGAGCCGTGGCATGAGTACATTCGCTGATTGGGAAGCGACAGTTCTTGATCTTTCCTATGAGAATGTAGATTATCTGTCCCTGCACGCTTACTATAACAATAATAAAGACAACACATATGACTTCCTGGCTAGTTCCCTTGATCTGGATCAATTCATCGATAGTGTCGCTTCGATCTGTGATTTCGTGCAAGCGAAGAAACGTAGTAAGAAAAAATTGATGCTGTCCCTGGACGAATGGAATGTCTGGAACTCTATTGGTACAAGCCGTATGGAAGAACGCTGGCAGATTGCACCGCCGGAGTTCGAGGATGTGTACACGCATGAAGATGCACTCGCGGTAGGCTGTTACCTGATTACCATCCTGAAACATGCTGATCGAGTGAAGATGGCATGTCTTGCACAACTGATCAATGTTATCGCACCGATCATGACTGAGAATAACGGAGCGATCTGGTTCCAGACAACCTACTTCCCGTTCATGCATGCATCCAACTTCGGACGTGGCACCGTGCTTCAATCTGTCGTATCTTCACCGAAGTACGATTCCAAAGACTTCACTGATGTGCCTTACTTGGAAGCAATCAGCGTGCATGATGAAGAGAATGGAATGATCACCATCTTTGCGGTGAACAGACATCTCGACGAACAGATGGAACTGAATGTAGATCTTCGTTCTTTTGGCGAAACTACATTTGTAGAGCACATTGTACTGGAAAATGACGATCTGAAAGCTACCAACACCAAAACAAACCCGCATAACGTTATGCCTCACAACGGCGGCCACACGAAGGTAGATCAGGGCAAAGTGCAAGCTGTCCTGAACAAAGCATCATGGAACGTAATCCGTCTTAAAACTAAACAAGCGTAA
- a CDS encoding transcriptional regulator — MMLGTDANSLMVYEALASEARLNIVRLLLQKREMHINALAEELYLSKAIVSTHVSKLQKAGIVGSRMRRENGGTYKFCYIQQEFMTINLSPEPMAAPYHEVSIPVGQYTDYEAWPTCGIATTTQIIGQYDTPACFMDPDRVNAGILWLARGFLEYKIPNYLYKDQTIKEIEVSLELGSEAPQVNENWPSDIRFTLNGHSLGTWTSPGDFGDRKGKLTPQWWHSDVNQYGVLKVLRINAEGTFIDGQRISDIKINDLSLNSATYWTIRLSPEEGVPGRGGLTLFGKGFGNYNQDILIRYYYEAVGSE, encoded by the coding sequence ATGATGCTCGGTACGGATGCTAACTCGTTAATGGTCTACGAGGCGCTTGCAAGCGAAGCTCGGTTAAATATTGTTCGTTTATTACTACAAAAGCGAGAGATGCACATCAATGCACTCGCCGAAGAGCTATATTTGAGTAAAGCCATTGTCAGTACCCATGTGAGCAAGCTGCAGAAAGCCGGTATTGTTGGCAGTCGAATGAGACGGGAAAACGGTGGAACCTATAAATTTTGCTACATTCAGCAAGAGTTTATGACGATTAATTTATCACCAGAGCCAATGGCAGCACCGTACCACGAAGTTTCTATTCCGGTCGGACAATATACGGATTATGAGGCGTGGCCAACATGCGGGATTGCGACGACGACCCAAATCATTGGACAATACGATACACCAGCCTGCTTCATGGATCCGGATCGGGTAAATGCAGGCATACTCTGGTTGGCACGTGGCTTTCTTGAATATAAGATTCCTAATTATCTATATAAAGATCAGACAATCAAGGAGATTGAAGTTTCACTGGAGCTTGGCTCGGAAGCCCCTCAAGTGAATGAGAACTGGCCGTCGGATATACGTTTTACGCTGAATGGTCACTCTCTTGGAACGTGGACAAGTCCTGGTGACTTTGGGGATCGCAAGGGCAAGCTTACTCCCCAATGGTGGCATTCGGATGTCAACCAGTATGGTGTACTCAAAGTGCTGCGAATCAATGCTGAAGGCACGTTTATTGACGGTCAGCGCATCTCAGATATCAAAATAAATGACTTGAGTCTTAATTCTGCTACATATTGGACAATTCGTTTAAGCCCAGAAGAAGGCGTACCTGGTCGGGGTGGACTTACGTTATTTGGAAAGGGCTTTGGCAACTATAATCAGGACATCTTGATTCGGTACTACTATGAAGCAGTAGGTTCTGAATAA
- a CDS encoding phosphotransferase enzyme family protein, which produces MFDLEGYTIQLVPPHEGGRNIVYSCEKEGHESLILRISFMPDRSRKDYMAELEYVRYLYDHDASVSNVVKSNKGRLLEEIVHDEHTFYISLFVKAKGKLLVENHYQYREGVPISEYYYNCGKVLGKMHQESKSYTPVNSRYQFLERYNTEKIASLIPEAFPLLKEKMTELLQTAKQLDLSQETFGMIHFDFNDGNYSIDYDTGQITVFDFDNSCFGWYMLDLASIWTNGVGWIQFEPDADKRRQFMDDYFQTVLAGYTSETEVSEAMLENLPLFIQLNLLENILDMFEVMQHNEQEAEEDDELLAYLIKCMEEDIPYKGFFHELYSPEAPFEYEMK; this is translated from the coding sequence GTGTTCGACCTGGAAGGTTACACGATTCAGCTTGTCCCACCTCATGAGGGAGGGCGGAATATCGTTTACTCTTGTGAAAAAGAGGGGCATGAGTCACTCATTCTCCGAATCTCTTTTATGCCTGATCGAAGCAGGAAGGATTATATGGCAGAGCTCGAATATGTCCGCTATCTGTACGATCATGACGCAAGTGTATCCAATGTTGTAAAATCCAATAAAGGTCGTTTACTCGAAGAAATCGTTCATGATGAGCATACATTCTATATCAGCTTGTTTGTAAAAGCCAAAGGCAAGCTGCTTGTAGAAAACCATTATCAGTACCGGGAAGGGGTTCCCATTAGCGAGTACTATTATAATTGCGGCAAAGTTCTGGGCAAGATGCATCAGGAATCGAAAAGCTATACGCCCGTTAATAGCCGATATCAATTTCTGGAAAGATACAACACAGAAAAAATCGCGAGCTTAATTCCTGAAGCGTTCCCTTTGCTCAAAGAGAAGATGACTGAACTGCTGCAAACCGCGAAGCAGTTGGATTTGAGTCAAGAGACATTTGGAATGATACATTTCGATTTTAATGACGGGAACTACTCCATTGATTATGATACGGGTCAGATCACGGTGTTCGATTTTGATAATTCTTGTTTTGGCTGGTACATGTTAGACCTTGCATCGATTTGGACAAACGGCGTTGGCTGGATTCAATTCGAACCAGATGCAGACAAACGTAGACAGTTCATGGACGATTATTTCCAAACCGTACTTGCTGGATATACTTCGGAAACGGAAGTTTCGGAAGCGATGCTGGAGAACCTACCGTTATTCATTCAACTCAACTTGCTGGAGAACATTCTGGATATGTTTGAGGTGATGCAGCATAACGAGCAGGAAGCGGAAGAAGATGATGAACTTCTGGCATATCTCATAAAATGTATGGAAGAGGACATACCGTACAAAGGATTTTTCCATGAGTTGTACTCTCCGGAAGCTCCTTTTGAATATGAGATGAAGTGA
- a CDS encoding helix-turn-helix domain-containing protein, translated as MNRARDYLYEKKYTIQQIAEFLGYPDPFTFSKAFKKMYNVPPSKFE; from the coding sequence ATGAATCGCGCCAGAGACTATCTGTATGAGAAAAAATATACCATCCAGCAAATCGCTGAATTTCTGGGATATCCCGATCCCTTCACCTTCTCAAAAGCATTCAAAAAAATGTATAACGTGCCACCCTCCAAATTCGAATAA
- a CDS encoding AraC family ligand binding domain-containing protein, which translates to MPTNRVNMSIIDELSDHITLRMSSYLEQTHDRKWIEHKSHSDYDLWLVTAGSVQITVDGIEHTVNTGDVIFFYPDMPYMATTTEELCRFVYMHFDFSIAEQKRILGEFQLPGIVPGNLIQEETTLFASSYRRFKQNKGTSGNPLYLKATLLLVIAKILELHGQGIYTGAFLQNRKTRKSEGSLDVLQNVFQYVEANLHRAIRVNELAAVAGISEKYFISLFKKILGITQDSTSIRLK; encoded by the coding sequence ATGCCTACAAATCGTGTAAATATGAGTATAATTGACGAGCTCTCTGACCATATCACACTCCGTATGAGCTCTTATCTTGAACAGACTCACGACCGAAAGTGGATTGAGCATAAGTCGCATTCCGACTATGATCTATGGCTTGTTACCGCAGGCTCCGTCCAAATAACCGTCGATGGAATCGAACATACAGTAAACACGGGCGATGTCATATTCTTTTATCCGGATATGCCGTATATGGCAACTACAACTGAAGAACTGTGCCGATTTGTTTACATGCACTTTGATTTCAGCATCGCTGAGCAAAAACGAATTCTGGGTGAATTTCAACTTCCAGGCATCGTACCTGGCAACCTGATACAAGAAGAGACTACGCTATTTGCCTCTTCCTATCGACGGTTTAAACAGAACAAGGGTACTTCTGGCAATCCACTTTATCTTAAAGCGACGTTGCTTCTTGTCATCGCCAAAATTTTGGAGCTTCATGGGCAAGGCATATATACAGGTGCATTCCTCCAGAATCGGAAAACTCGAAAAAGCGAAGGGAGTCTGGATGTTCTGCAGAATGTATTCCAGTATGTTGAGGCGAATCTGCATCGAGCCATCCGGGTTAATGAGCTTGCGGCTGTTGCGGGAATCTCCGAGAAGTATTTTATCTCTCTGTTCAAGAAAATTTTAGGCATTACCCAGGACAGTACATCAATCAGATTAAAATGA
- a CDS encoding glycoside hydrolase family 4, whose amino-acid sequence MNNDTTMQHPKVVVIGAGSLFFGRQSIWQMVHSPYLNQGTLALVDTDEERLSKMVTLAEKVARENNVSLKVEGSVDRRQVLPGADFVVLSFAEQSVKYRGIDCEVSLKYGIRMCSGDTIGPGGIFRAMRELPVIMECAKDIEALCPDAWVINYINPSTVHGIALHRYAPQLKSFALCDSHHMPHKKAYYAVRAGIIGDHSEFNQQIDQKFDFRIAGVNHFTWLLKAEFEGVNVMPNIAEAMRKLAGDENNGGDRGAKALFNDAITYELYDIFGIIPTCTAHTKEYVRYWQGHGKSADTIPPLSIWETEDRYQRHDEMWKQVDDFLAGNIPIADYMSTFGLDHATDIIENMVGNLGKKFFINTLNQGAVTNMNNDSFLELLCDVSMDGVKPVHVGEMPRGIRGMQELVLDTHELTVEAVLNQSYEKLRRAMLTDPLVNSISDADKIIHELLELEREMIPDGWYNKN is encoded by the coding sequence ATGAATAATGACACAACGATGCAACATCCCAAAGTGGTCGTGATTGGCGCGGGTAGCCTGTTTTTTGGTCGTCAGTCCATCTGGCAGATGGTTCACTCCCCATACTTGAATCAGGGTACACTTGCGCTTGTAGATACGGATGAAGAGAGACTCTCGAAAATGGTAACATTAGCTGAAAAGGTAGCGCGTGAGAACAACGTATCTCTTAAGGTAGAGGGTTCGGTGGATCGGAGACAAGTGCTGCCAGGAGCAGACTTCGTTGTACTCAGTTTTGCGGAACAATCGGTGAAGTATCGTGGTATTGATTGTGAGGTTTCTCTGAAATACGGTATTCGGATGTGCTCCGGTGATACGATTGGACCAGGTGGAATCTTTCGAGCTATGCGTGAGCTACCGGTTATTATGGAGTGTGCAAAAGACATTGAAGCCCTATGCCCTGATGCATGGGTCATTAACTATATCAATCCATCGACGGTTCATGGGATTGCGCTGCATCGTTATGCACCACAACTTAAATCCTTTGCGCTCTGCGATAGCCACCATATGCCACACAAGAAGGCCTACTATGCTGTGCGAGCTGGAATTATCGGAGACCATAGCGAGTTTAACCAACAGATTGACCAGAAATTCGATTTCCGCATCGCTGGTGTGAACCACTTTACTTGGCTGCTCAAAGCCGAGTTTGAAGGGGTGAATGTGATGCCCAACATTGCCGAAGCTATGCGCAAGCTGGCAGGGGATGAGAATAACGGCGGCGATCGTGGTGCTAAGGCTCTTTTTAATGATGCGATTACGTACGAGTTGTATGATATTTTCGGTATTATTCCTACATGTACAGCACACACGAAGGAATATGTTCGATACTGGCAAGGTCACGGCAAGAGTGCGGACACAATCCCGCCTTTATCGATCTGGGAGACAGAGGATCGATATCAGCGGCATGACGAAATGTGGAAACAGGTGGATGATTTTCTGGCGGGAAACATCCCGATTGCTGATTATATGAGCACATTCGGTCTAGATCATGCGACAGATATCATCGAAAATATGGTGGGCAATCTGGGCAAGAAGTTCTTCATTAATACTCTGAATCAGGGCGCGGTAACCAATATGAATAACGATTCATTCTTGGAGCTGTTATGTGACGTGAGTATGGATGGCGTTAAGCCTGTCCATGTAGGCGAGATGCCACGCGGAATCAGAGGTATGCAGGAACTTGTTCTGGATACGCATGAGCTTACAGTCGAAGCCGTGCTGAATCAGAGCTATGAGAAGCTGAGACGAGCCATGTTGACCGATCCGCTGGTGAACTCCATCAGTGATGCGGATAAGATCATACACGAATTGTTAGAACTTGAGCGTGAGATGATTCCAGACGGTTGGTACAATAAAAATTAA
- a CDS encoding LysR family transcriptional regulator: MELLQLKYFQTVAYTEHISKAAAQLNIAQPSLSLTIKRLEDELGTPLFHRKGRTIELNASGRILLKHVNRIFLEIENAEMEIRAEEHQIASTIRISITNPRFLTGLIGDYINASPESKLQQGIGSRNEIITSLKKGDMNLGITGHPIEDEEIESVVLVEEDIVLVVPKNHAYRGETTISLGVVAKEPFISLADNKEYSRFTTMLCEKAGFLPNLAFEVDSHTLLEIIRLDQGVALLPVSVCRNLGLNYMQIADEASVYPISLSWVKQKWLSPAVKGFREFIISYYKVNAGMFKI, translated from the coding sequence ATGGAGCTGCTTCAACTCAAATATTTTCAGACAGTAGCCTATACGGAACATATCTCTAAAGCTGCTGCTCAATTAAACATAGCCCAACCTTCACTGAGCCTAACCATTAAACGGTTGGAAGATGAACTAGGAACACCTCTGTTTCACCGCAAAGGAAGAACAATCGAATTGAATGCATCGGGGAGAATTCTGCTGAAGCATGTGAACCGAATTTTTTTAGAAATTGAGAATGCTGAGATGGAGATCAGAGCAGAAGAACATCAGATCGCTAGCACCATCCGAATCTCCATTACGAATCCTCGATTTCTGACGGGTCTCATTGGAGACTACATTAACGCTTCTCCTGAATCCAAGCTTCAGCAAGGCATTGGGAGCCGGAATGAGATTATTACAAGTTTGAAAAAAGGTGATATGAATCTGGGGATAACGGGGCATCCGATTGAGGACGAGGAGATTGAAAGTGTTGTTCTTGTTGAAGAAGACATTGTACTGGTTGTACCTAAGAATCACGCTTATCGTGGCGAGACGACCATATCATTAGGTGTTGTTGCGAAGGAGCCCTTTATCTCACTGGCTGACAATAAGGAGTACAGTCGGTTTACAACGATGCTCTGCGAAAAAGCTGGCTTCCTCCCCAATCTTGCATTCGAGGTTGATTCGCACACGCTACTGGAAATTATCCGGCTTGATCAAGGTGTAGCCTTGCTCCCCGTGTCAGTATGTAGAAATCTGGGCTTGAATTATATGCAAATTGCAGATGAAGCTTCCGTATATCCGATCAGCTTGTCTTGGGTTAAGCAGAAATGGCTCTCTCCAGCGGTTAAAGGGTTTCGTGAATTTATTATCTCATACTACAAGGTGAATGCTGGCATGTTTAAAATTTGA
- a CDS encoding ketopantoate reductase family protein, with amino-acid sequence MRIAIVGAGSLGTIVGAYLADGGMDVELIDAYQEHVEALNQTGAKVTGTTAFQANVKAITPEQKSGQYDLVLILTKQLYNDAILQELLPFLKEDSIVCSLQNGIPEDKVAAIVGEHRVIAGSVEFGATFIEPGVSSLTTEYTQFKQYAFQIGELNGEVTERIERVKSVLDLVGGTHISDNLVGTKWSKLLINNAFSGLSAALNGQYGDIIDHEAGIVSAVHIADETIKVGHATGVQFVKMNGFDIASLELNSEADIPERVQTLRTVMEPSRLLKASMLQDLEKKRKTEIDYINGVVSSKAAGTGVATPYNDLVVELVKQAEETHTVPQFNTNIEAFEALLNEQRANTI; translated from the coding sequence ATGAGAATTGCAATTGTAGGAGCAGGATCTTTGGGAACCATCGTTGGAGCTTATCTAGCGGACGGTGGAATGGATGTCGAGTTAATTGATGCATATCAGGAGCATGTCGAAGCTTTAAATCAGACAGGTGCCAAAGTGACCGGTACCACAGCGTTTCAGGCTAACGTAAAAGCGATAACCCCTGAGCAGAAGTCAGGACAATACGATCTCGTGCTAATTCTGACAAAACAGCTATATAACGATGCGATTTTACAGGAATTACTTCCATTCTTGAAAGAAGACAGTATCGTGTGCTCCCTGCAGAATGGGATTCCTGAAGATAAAGTCGCTGCGATTGTTGGTGAACATCGTGTCATTGCAGGCTCCGTAGAGTTCGGTGCTACATTCATAGAACCTGGCGTGTCTAGCTTGACGACGGAATATACTCAGTTCAAACAGTATGCTTTTCAGATTGGCGAGCTAAATGGTGAAGTTACCGAGAGAATTGAGCGAGTTAAATCCGTTCTAGACCTAGTCGGAGGTACACATATATCGGATAATCTCGTTGGAACAAAGTGGTCGAAATTGTTGATTAACAACGCATTTAGCGGATTATCAGCAGCATTGAATGGACAATATGGAGATATTATCGACCACGAAGCTGGTATTGTGAGCGCGGTTCACATTGCGGATGAGACGATTAAAGTTGGACATGCAACTGGAGTTCAATTTGTGAAAATGAATGGCTTCGACATTGCTTCTCTTGAACTGAACAGCGAGGCAGATATTCCTGAACGAGTTCAAACATTACGTACGGTAATGGAACCTTCAAGACTGCTGAAAGCAAGTATGCTACAGGATCTGGAGAAGAAACGTAAAACCGAGATTGATTATATTAATGGAGTTGTATCCAGTAAAGCAGCAGGTACCGGGGTGGCCACACCGTACAATGACCTGGTCGTTGAATTGGTTAAACAGGCCGAAGAGACCCACACGGTTCCGCAGTTTAATACGAATATCGAAGCTTTTGAAGCATTATTAAATGAGCAACGTGCCAATACGATATAA
- a CDS encoding phosphotransferase family protein, producing MNIEQIMQELVNHKVLNSIAIPAKALSGGTVSKLYLLERIDGNAYVVKMNEPRVVKSESVFLNHYQSSNLLPKLIFLESSNTYLVYSFITGSTDYPEGNKREILQTLIHGLVNDYKQVSTKQGWGWADQPSKSWRDFLEEERSEKSKMIGIHLGDEDHKLICHLVQTMEEEREAFLLHGDCGVHNFIFEGGRLQGVIDPTPVIGDPLYDVIYAFCSSPDELTIETFHSILDQIRFKGDTPVTTIYEKVLIGLYLRIGTAIKHHPSDLDSYLISWQYWREIVLQCRNKGGLES from the coding sequence ATGAACATAGAGCAGATTATGCAAGAGTTAGTAAATCATAAAGTGTTGAACTCTATCGCTATTCCAGCCAAAGCATTAAGTGGAGGCACAGTAAGTAAGCTATATCTTCTAGAGCGTATAGATGGGAATGCATATGTCGTGAAAATGAATGAGCCTAGAGTGGTTAAGTCTGAATCGGTCTTTCTTAACCATTATCAATCATCAAACTTACTCCCGAAGCTTATATTTTTAGAATCCTCCAATACGTATCTCGTGTACTCTTTCATCACCGGTTCAACGGATTATCCTGAGGGGAATAAAAGAGAAATACTGCAAACGCTCATTCATGGGCTTGTTAATGATTATAAGCAGGTAAGCACTAAACAAGGTTGGGGATGGGCGGATCAGCCGAGCAAATCATGGCGTGATTTTCTTGAAGAGGAACGCTCTGAGAAATCTAAAATGATCGGCATACACCTAGGTGATGAAGATCATAAACTGATATGTCATTTGGTACAAACCATGGAGGAAGAGCGGGAAGCATTTTTATTGCATGGGGATTGTGGTGTACATAACTTTATATTTGAGGGTGGGCGACTACAGGGTGTGATCGACCCTACGCCTGTCATTGGAGATCCTTTGTATGATGTGATTTATGCATTTTGTTCATCACCAGACGAGCTAACGATAGAAACGTTCCATTCAATCTTGGATCAGATTCGCTTCAAAGGGGATACACCCGTAACGACGATCTATGAGAAAGTTCTCATCGGCTTATACCTGAGAATCGGAACTGCGATTAAGCATCATCCAAGCGATCTGGATTCGTATCTTATATCTTGGCAGTATTGGAGGGAGATTGTACTTCAGTGCAGGAATAAGGGAGGATTGGAATCATGA
- a CDS encoding GNAT family N-acetyltransferase: MIKVHLLPHDIGYAKRIFELVSAPQIKHVLGIKDESIEDTERFIQWIIEEEQMGKQISRVICDEHGELIGITTLMCIKPQQKLCHIGTWIGHEFWGQGYNQASKVEILKIAFFDLGMEYVMAGARQTNIRSQRAQQKLPYIRLNVEKQFPDELHFLETKERQLCVLHAFYKEDFIAYFSENNTLS, translated from the coding sequence TTGATCAAAGTACATTTGCTTCCTCATGACATAGGTTATGCTAAACGGATATTCGAACTGGTCTCAGCTCCTCAGATCAAGCATGTACTCGGGATAAAAGATGAGTCCATCGAAGATACCGAAAGATTCATTCAATGGATCATAGAAGAAGAGCAAATGGGAAAGCAAATTTCAAGAGTAATATGTGATGAACACGGGGAATTAATTGGAATAACAACTCTCATGTGTATCAAACCACAACAGAAATTATGCCATATCGGGACATGGATTGGACACGAATTTTGGGGTCAAGGTTATAACCAAGCATCCAAGGTGGAAATATTAAAAATAGCTTTTTTTGATCTTGGTATGGAATATGTCATGGCAGGTGCAAGACAAACCAATATTCGTTCTCAGAGAGCTCAACAAAAATTACCGTACATCCGTCTAAACGTTGAGAAGCAGTTCCCGGATGAACTTCATTTTCTTGAGACAAAGGAACGACAGCTCTGTGTTCTTCACGCTTTTTATAAAGAGGATTTTATAGCTTATTTTAGCGAGAATAATACTCTGAGTTGA